A window of Acidobacteriota bacterium genomic DNA:
GGGTGGCATGGCAGGCCGCGCGTCATGGCAAATACCGGCACCGCTGGCAGGAGCGCTTCGGGTGGTTGCCGCCCGCGCTCGGCGCGACGTCCGGCACCCCCACGCTCTGGCTCCACGCCGTGTCGGTGGGTGAGGTCCTGAGCGCCGTGCCGCTCGTGGCCGCGCTCAGGCGTGCGCATCCCGACTGGCGCGTCGTGGTGTCCACCACCACGCGCACCGGGCGCGACATGGCCGAACGGAGGCTGGCTGATGCGGCAGGCGTCTTCTACTTCCCGCTCGACTTCGCCTGGGTGGCGCGCCGCGTCCTCCGCCACATCCAGCCGTCGCTGGTCGTGATCGTCGAGACGGAGATCTGGCCGAACCTGGTGCGAATCTGCCGCGCGAGCGGGATCGGACTCCTGCTGGTGAACGCGCGGATCTCCGACAGGAGCTTTCCGCGCTACCTGCGCGTGAGGCGATGGCTGGGACCGGTGCTGCGTCAGTTCGACAGGTTGTGTGCGCAGTCGGAGGACACGGCGGACCGGCTGCGTCAGCTCGGCGCGCCCGAGGATCGCCTCGTCGTGACGGGCAGCCTGAAGTACGACGTGACGGCCGATCCGCCGCGCGGCATCGAGGACATCGCGCGCCAGTTGGAGGGACGTCCGGTGCTGCTGGCGGCCAGCACGCTGAAGGGGGAGGACGAGACGGTCCTCGACGCGTGGCGGGAGTTGCGCGAGTCCGAGCCAGATGCCCTGCTGGTGATTGCCCCGCGTCATCCCGAGCGATTCGACACGGTTGTTTCGCTCGTCGAACGATCGGGAGCGCGTGTCGTGCGTCGAACGGCGTTGCCTCCTGGTCTTCGTGCGCCGTTCGACGTGCTGGTGCTCGATACGATCGGCGAGTTGGCGGCCGTGTGTGCGCACGCGACGGTGGTGTTCGTGGGCGGGAGTCTCGTCCAGGCCGGCGGCCACAACATCATCGAACCGGCGCTCTACGCGCGTCCCATCATCGTCGGGCCCTCGATGACCAACTTCGCCGACATCACGCGCCGATTCCTCGATGCCGGCGGCCTGGTGCAGGTGGCTGATGCCGCGGAAGCGCGGGGCGAGGTCGTCGCGCTCTTCGGCGACGCGGCGCGGCGCGAGCGTCTGGGGCGTGCGGCGCGAGGCGTCCTCGATCGCCATCGTGGTGCCGTGGATCGGACGCTGTTCGAGATCGCAGGCGTGATGCGCGCACGGGCGGACGTGCGCCAGGCGACGGCTGTTGGCGGAGGCACATCGTGAGCGAACCGGAACGTACGTTCGCGGTGCTTCGTGCGGCCGCCCGGCTCTACGGCAAAGGCGCGACTCTGCGACGCGCCCGGCGCGCCCGGCGAGCGACGCGCCTCGCGCGGCCCGTGATCAGCGTGGGCAATCTCGCCGTCGGCGGCCGCGGCAAGACGCCCGTCGTGTCGGCGGTGGCGCGCATGCTCCATGGCTGGGGCGAGCGGCCCGCGGTGCTGAGTCGCGGCTATCGGCGTGAATCGCCGTCGCGCGACGTCGTGATCGTGCGCGACGCCGAACGCATGCGGGCCACGCTGGCCGAGAGCGGCGACGAACCGTTCATGCTCGCGCGCGAACTGCCAGGCTGCTGCGTGCTCGTCCATCCGCGTCGTGCGCGGGCTGGCGCGGTGGCCGAAGAGACACTCGGCTGCACCGTCCACGTCCTGGACGATGGGTTCCAGCACGTGGAACTGGCGCGCGACGCCGACATCGTGCTGCTGACGCTCGACGATGTGCTGCACGGTCGCGTGTTGCCGGCAGGCCGGTTGCGCGAGCCCGTGCATGCGTTGGAATCCGCTGACGCGTTGATCGCCGTCGACTGCAGCGCGGCGCGCCTGCGTATGGCGCTCGGCCGGACTCCCGACGTGCCGATCTTCGAAGTGCACCGGCATCTCGGTCGTGCGCGCGCGCTCTCCGGAGCGACAGATTTCTCGCGTCTGCACGACGAACCCGTGCTGCTCGTCACGGCTGTCGCCGAACCCGACCGCGTGGCCGCCGAGCTCCGCCAGGTCGGGTGGCGCCTCGTCGACGAGATGACCTTTCGCGACCACCACCGCTACCATGCCGACGATGTGCGGCAGATCGCGGCGCGCGCGCGAAGCGTGGGCGCGACGGCCGTCGTCACCACCGCCAAGGACGCCGTGAAGCTCGAACGTCATCTGCCCATCGACATCCCCGTGGCCGTCGTGCCGCTGGAGGTCGTGATCGAACCGGCCGATCGATTCTCGGCATGGCTGCGTGGACGGCTCGCCCTCGACCCGGAGGGGGCGTGACCGCCGCCGCCGAGGTGATTCCCCGTCGTCATCGCGTGGAGCACGCGCTGCTGCGGGCCGTGGCGGCTGTCGTACGGCGGCTGCCGCAGTCGGCGGCCACGCGTCTCGGCCATGCGATCGGCGCGATCGCCTACCGCCTCGACGGACGGCATCGCCGCATCACGCTCGACAATCTTGCCGCCACGTTTCCGGAGCGTTCGGTGCAGGAGCGGACGCGCATCGCGCGCGAGGTGTTCGCGCACTTCGGCCGCAAGCTCGTCGAACTGCTCTGGTTCTCCGGGCAGTCGCCGGAGCGGCAGTTGTCACTGGTGGAGTTCGTCGGGCTCGAGCACGTGGACGCGGTGCGCATGGCGGGGAAGGGCGCGCTGCTCGTCACGGGGCACTTCGGGTTCTGGGAACTGCACGCGCTGGCGCACGGGCTGCAGATCGGGCCGATGGCCGTCGTGGCGCGCGCGCTCGACAACACGCTCCTCGACAGGATGCTCACCGACCTCCGCGCGAGCACCGGCAACATCGTCATCGATCGCAAGGGCGGCTTGCGGCGCATCATGCGCGCGCTGCAGGCCAATCAGGCGGTGGCGGTGCTGATCGATCAGCACATCCTCACGGCCGAAGCCGTGAAGGTGGACTTCATGGGGCGTCCCGCGGCGACGACGTCGGCGGTGGCGGTGCTGGCGATGCGCACGGGCGCGGCGGTGATCCCGGCGTTCTCGCTGCCGCTCAATGACGGGCGCTACAGGCTGATCTACGAGCGTCCGCTCGAAGTGGGATCGCCCGACGATCCGGATGCCGTGCGCGATCTCACGCAGCGGTGCACGAAGGTGCTGGAGAAGTACGTGCGCGCGCATCCCGAGCGCTGGCTCTGGATGCACAGACGCTGGCGCGACGACCTGCAGACCACCGAGTCGCCGTCGCTCTTGGTGGACGAGGTACCCGGAGACGGCGAGTCGTGACAGCGCGGCGGCGCGTCGTGGTGCGCGGGCCGAACTGGCTCGGCGATCTCGTGATGGCGGCGCCGGCGATCCGGGCGGTACGCGAGACGTGGCCCGAGGCAGTGGTGGACGTCGCGGGGCCGTCGGCGTTCGCGCCGATCGTCCCGATGCTGGTGCCTGGCGTGGGCGCGCTGCCCCTGGAAGGACGAGCCGGCGTGCGCGCGGTGCGGCGACACACGGACGCCGTGCGCGCGGGGAACTACGACGTCGCGCTGCTGCTGACCAACTCGTTCGCGTCGGCGCTCGTGATGGCGTGGGCGGGTGTGCCGGAGCGATGGGGCTATCGCCGCGACGGGCGGGGACGGCTGCTGACGCGCGCGATTCGCGTAAGGGATGCGCGACGCGATTCGCGGCATCACGCCGACTACTACGCCGCGCTCGTCGCCGCGCTGGGGATGCCGAGGCCTGCGTTGGAGGTTCAGGCGATGCTGCCGTCGCAGGCGCGTGAGGAGGCGATCGCGCTGTTGCGCGCCAGCGGATGGGACGGCACCGCACGCGTGCTGGCCTGTGCGCCTGGCGCGGCATACGGGACCGCGAAGCAGTGGCCGCCGCGCCACGTGGCGGCTGTCGCGTCGGCGTGGATCGCGGCGGGTGGCGCTGTCGCGCTCGTGGGCGCATCGGCAGACGTACCGGCGTCGGCGGCCGTTGTCGCGGGGGTGCCTGTGGAGCGGCGCGCGGCGGTGATCGATCTCACGGCCCGTACGTCGCTGGCGGCGCTGGCAGGCGTACTGGCCGTCGCGTCACGCGTGCTGGCCAACGATTCGGGCGCGATGCACGTTGCCGCGGCGTTCGGTACGCCCACCGTCGCGGTGTTCGGCCCGACCCGCGAATGGGCCACCGCTCCTCTCGGTCCGCATCACATCCTCACGCACGACGTCTGGTGCCGTCCCTGCATGCTCCGCGAGTGTCCTCTCGACCACCGCTGCATGACCCACGTCCCCCCGTCAGCGGTCGTCGACGCGCTGGGGTGAAGCAGGAAATGCCGAATGCCGAATGACGGGCGGCCACCCTCTCCGCTGCTGCGCAGCTACGGAGGGCAGGCAAGGGCCGCCCCGCGATTCACGCAGGCGTCCGGTCCTTGCGGCCCATCACCGTGCTGAAGGCGAGGGCGGTGAGGGCGGTGATGGTGGCGCCGATGAACGCGTACCACGTCCAGGCGACTGGGGTGGCGATCCAGATGTACACGAGGGTCGCCATGCCGACGGCCATGCCGGCGAGCATCGCGTGGGCGCTCACGCGCGAGGTGGCGAAGCCGACGAGGAATGCACCCAGCACGGGGCCGGCCGTGAGCGAGAGCACGGACAAGCCGGCGTCGAGGACCGACCGATCCATCCACTGGCACGCCAGGGCGACCGCCAGCTGCACGACGCCCCAGAACAACGTGGCGCGATACGACACGCGCATGATGGTCTGTTCGTCGGCGGTCTCGTTGACGTAGCGCAGGTAGAAGTCGTTGACGGTGGACGCGGCCATGGCGTTGATGGACGGCGACAGCGCCGCGGCGACGATCGCCGCCACGATGAAGCCGGACACGCCGCTCGGGAGCGTGTTGATCACGAATGTCGGCAGGATCTCGTCTGGGCGTCCGAGCGTCGGCAGCGGCACCTGCTGGTAGTAGGCGTAGAGCATCACGCCGATCGTGAGGAACAGCGCGAACTGCAGCAGCACCAGCACGCCGCTCAGGATCAGTCCGCGGCCCGCGTCGCGCGCCGACGGCGCCGACAGCAGGCGCTGCACGAGGAACTGGTCGGTGCCGTGCGTGGCGAGCGTGAGGGCCACCCCGCCGACCACCCCGGCCCAGAAGGTGTACACGCTCGTGAAGTTCAGCGAGAAGTCGAACACGCGGAACTTGCCGGCCGCCTCTCCCGCCGCGACCACGGCGCTCCATCCGCCGTCGATGCCGTACAACAGCGCGAAGAAGATGATCAGCGCGCCGGCCAGGTACACGAACATCTGGACCACGTCGGTCCAGATGACCGCGGCCGACCCGCCGTAGACGGTGTAGACGATCATCGCCGTTCCGAGCAGCACGACGGTCCACGGGACAGGGATGCCGGTCACCACCGCGATGACGAGTGCCGTCGTGAAGAGCCTGATACCGTCGGCCAGCGATCGCGTCAGCAGGAAGATCGCCGCACCCGCCGCGCGCACCGACGATCCGAAGCGCGATTCCAGCAACTGGTACGACGTCATCAACTCGCCGCGGAAGTACGCCGGCAGGAACCACACGCTCACCAGGACGCGCCCGATGACGTATCCGAGCGGTAACTGGAGGAACGCCATGTTGCCGGTGAACGCGGCCGCGGGCACGCCGATGAACGTGACGGTGCTGGTCTCGGTGGCGACCACCGTGAAGCAGATGGCCCACCACGGCACCGAATGGCCGCTGAGGAAGTAGTCCTTGCTCGATCGCTGGAACCGAGCGAAGTACGTGCCGAAGGCCGTCAACGCCAGCACGTAGCCGGCGATCACCGCGTAGTCGAGCCAGTTGAGTACCATGCGCGTGGCGCCAGCCTATCACCGCGGGGATTCCCGGCCGTCGCGGAATTTCCGCTACTATCCCCCCGTGACTGCCCTCGCGCCAGCGGTCTTCCTCGACCGCGACGGCACCCTCATCGAAGACGCGGGATACCTCGACTCGCTCGATCGCCTGACGTTGTTGCCCTCCACCGTCGACGCCTTGCGTGTCCTGGCACGCGGCGGCCATCGCCTCGTCGTGATCACCAACCAGAGCGGTATCGCACAGGGATTGTTCGACGAGGCATTCGTCACGCGGACGCACGACGCCCTGCAGGCGCGACTGACTGCCGCAGGCGCGCGCATCGACGGTTGGTACTACTGCCCGCACCATCCTCGGGGACAGGTGCCGGCGCTCACGACGACGTGCGACTGCCGCAAGCCGGCGCCGGGTCTCGTCAGGCAGGCCGCCAGTGATCTGGGACTCGATCTGTCGAAGTCCTGGATGATTGGCGACCGCTGGGGCGACGTCACACTCGCGCCCAACGCCGGCCTGCGCGGCGGCATTCTCGTGCGCACGGGCCAGGGGCGTGTCGCCGAGCAGCATCCCGTCGACGGGACACAGGCCGCTTACGTGGCAGACGACGTGATGGACGCCGCAGCGTGGATCCTGCGGCAGGGAGCGTGACGGTGCGGCAGCGATTGCTCGACGTGGTCGACGCCCTCGCCGGCCGCCGCACGGTGGTCATCGGCGACATCGCGGCCGACGAGTTCCTCTACGGACGCGTGGCGCGGGTCTCGCGCGAGGCGCCCGTCCTCATCCTCGAGTACGACACGACGGTGATCGTGCCCGGCGGCGCGGGCAACGCCGCCGCCAACGTCGCCGCGCTCGACGGGCGTACCGCGCTCTTCGGCTGCGTGGGACGCGACGATCAGGGAAGCCGCCTGCTCGACGCGCTCTCGTCGGCTGGTGTCGACGCGCGCGGCGTGGCGCGATTGCCCGGGGTGGCCACCACCACGAAGACCCGCGTGCTCGCCGGCGGTATCCACTCGGCCAAGCAGCAGGTGGTGCGAATCGATCGCCGCGGACAGGCGCCCGTATCGCGCGCCATTCACGAGGCATGGGGACGTCGGCTCGATGCGGCGTTGCGCACGTGCGACGCGGTGCTGATCTCCGACTACGGCGGCGGCGCGGTGACGCCCGCGCTCGTGCGGCACGTGAAGCAGACGCTGCGCGCACGGACACGCGTACGCATACCCGTCCTGATCGACTCCCGGTACGCGCTTGGCCGCTACGCCGGACTCACCGCGTCGACGCCGAATGAGTCCGAAGTCGAGGCGCTGCTCGGCGTGCGGATCGGCGACGACAGGCGCGCGCTCGAACGCGCGGGCCGCACGCTGCTCGATCGCACGCGGATGGAAGCCGTCCTCATCACGCGCGGCAGCCGCGGCATGGCGTTGTTCGAACCCGATCGACAGACCGTGCACATCCCGATCGTCGGCTCCGACGAGATCGCCGACGTCACCGGCGCCGGCGACACGGTGATCGCCACTGTCACGCAGGCGCTCGCGTCCGGCGCCTCCATGGAGGAAGCGGCGCACCTGGCCAACCATGCGGGCGGACTGGTGGTGATGAAGCGCGGCACGGCCACGCTGTCGCGCGGGGAACTGCGTGCCGCCATCGAGGGTGAACGGTGATCGTCGGGCGCGACGCCCTGATGGCCCGCATCGCCGCGCATCGCGCGCAGGGGCAGTCGATCGCGCTCGCCAACGGCGTGTTCGATCTGCTGCACGTGGGGCATCTCCGCTACCTCCAGGGCGCCGCTGCCGAAGGTGACGTGCTCGTGGTGGCGGTGAACGACGATGAGGCGGTGCGGCAGTTGAAGGGACCCGATCGCCCGATAGTGGGAGAAGGAGAGCGGGCCGAACTGGTTGACGCGCTGCGCGGCGTGGACTACGTCGTGCTGTTCGGCGATCTCACGGTCGGGCCGATTCTCGAAGCGCTGCGCCCCGACGTTCACTGCAAGGGCACCGACTACACGGTCGACACGGTTCCCGAACGCGCCATCGTCCAGGCCTACGGAGGGCGGACGGCGATCGTCGGCGATCCGAAGGACCACTCCACGCGTGACATCGTGGCGCGGCTGCGGTGAGGCGAGGCATGCCGCCCGCCGATTCCGTCCTCATCGTGCGTCTCGGTGCGCTCGGCGACGTGATTCACGCCATCCCCGTCGTGGCCGCGATCCGCGCCGCGTTTCCCGCGGCGCGGATTGGCTGGCTCGTACACCAGCGCTTCGTACCGCTGCTCGAGTGCGTGGAGGGGCTCGACCGCATCCACGCGATGGAACGTCGATCGAGCGCGCGCGTCATCGGCGAGGTGCGCCGGGCGCGATACGCCGTATGTCTCGATCTGCAGGGGCTCCTCAAGTCGGCGGCGCTCGCGCGGGTGAGCGGCGCGCGCCGCGTGATCGGATTCTCGCGCACCCTGCTGCGCGAGCCCGCGGCGGTCCTCGCCTACACGGAAACCGGTGGCGACGGGAGCGGGCACGTGATCGACAAGAACCTGTCGGTGCTCGGCCTGCTGGGCGTCGACACGCGGACGCGGGCTTTCCCGCTGCGCGTGCCCGACACGCCTGTCGTGCCGTGTACGCGCGAGATCCTCGGCGTGGGGGCGTCGGAGCCGTTCGCGCTTCTCAATCCCGGCGCGGCCTGGCCGAACAAGCGGTGGCCTGCCGAACGATTCGGCGCGACGGCGCGACTGCTCCGCGATCGACTCGGCCTGCGCAGCGCGGTGTTGTGGGGACCCGACGAGGCGACGCTCGCGGCGCAGGTGGCGCGGGCGTCCGATGCGGCGGCGCGCATGGCGCCGCAGACGACGATGGTGGAGATGCTGGCGTTGGCGCGCGCGTCGCGCGTGGTGGTGTCTGGGGACACGGGGCCCCTGCACCTGGCGGCGGCCGTGGGGACGCCCGTCGTGGGGGTGTACGGCCCGACGCCTCCGGGACGCAATGGTCCGTGGAATCCGCGCGACGAGGTCGTGTCCGCGCACGACGCGTGTCGTTGCGCGTTCAAGCGACAGTGCACATCCGACGCGTGGTGCCTCGACGGCGTGTCGGCCGAGGTCGTGGCCGACGCCGTGGTGCGTCGTGTGGAGGCGGCGTGACCGCCGCGTCGCCGGCGCCATCGTCTCCGCGTGCCGGTCTTGCGCGGTGGCGCGTGCCCCTCGGCTTCGCGTTCGCGGGACTCGTGCTGTGGCTGGCGCGTCCCACGCCGCGGAGCCTCCAGGTGGGCCTGTCGATCGCGCTGGTCGGGCAGATGATGCGGATCTGGGCCGCCGGCCATCTGGAGAAGAGTCGCGAGGTCACCTCGTCGGGCCCGTACCGCTTCACGCGGCACCCGCTCTACCTCGGCTCGACGCTGATGGGGATCGGCCTTGCGGTGGCGGCGCGCCACTGGCTGGTGGCGGTGGTGATTCCGGGCTATCTGGGGGCGACGTTGTGGCTGGCGATTCGCACCGAGGAGGCGTACCTGCGGGCGACGTTCGGCGATGCGTACGACAGGTACGCCGGCGGTGCGTTGCCGGCGGTGGCTCGCCGCTTCAGCGTCGAGCGCGCGTGGCGCAACAAGGAGTACCGCGCACCGATCGGGCTTCTGCTGATGAGTTTGTATCTGCTCTGGCGTGCGGGTCTGCTCGGCTGACCACCTTCCGCCAACTTCCGCCAACCCTTTTCTCGTCTTGACATCAGGCTGAACCCGGTCGCATCCTGTTCGGCATTTCTGTCGTCCATTCGGCCCCAGGCTGTGCCTTCGTGCGCAACCGGGGGTTTGCTGTTTTGGCAGTGGTAGGGAGGTGGACTGTGAACGTTTCTTGGCTCAGGCTCGTGTCGAGTCTGTTGTGGGCCGTGCTGTTGTTGGGTGCACCGTCGGCGAGTGTGGCGCAGACGGGCACCGCGTCGCTGGCGGGGACTGTCACCGACGACCAGAAGAGCGCCGTTCCCGGCGTGCTCGTGACGCTCACGAGCGGTGCGACGGGGTTGACGCGTGAGGCCGTCAGCGGTGCGAACGGGACCTATCAGTTCCTCGCGGTTCCACCGGGGACATACACGCTGAAGGCGGAGCTCAGCGGCTTCAAGAGCAGCGTCATCGAGGGCATTCAGCTCAACACCGACTCGTCGCAGCGCGTGGACGTGTCGCTGGCCGTGGGCGGTCTCGAAGAGACGGTGCAGGTGCTGGCCGAAGCGCCGGCGATCAACACGACGGACGCGAGTCTCGGCAACGTCATCAAGGAAGCGCAGATCCGCGGGCTGCCGCTCGAAGCGCGCAATCCCGTCGGCCTGCTCTCCCTCCAGACGGGCGTGGTCTACATCCCGCGCAACAACCCCGAGACCACCGTCGATCCCCGGTATGGGTCGGTGAGCGGCGCGAGGGCCGACCAGAGCAACGTCACGCTCGACGGCATCGACGTCAACGACGGGCAGAACCAGAGCGCGTTCACGTCGGTACTGCGGCTCACGCTCGACTCCGTCCAGGAGTTCCGCGTGACCACGAGCTCGTACGGCGCCGAGGGCGGGCGCTCGTCGGGACCGCAGGTGTCGCTCGTGACCAAGAGCGGCACGAACGATCTGCGTGGGGCGGCGTACTACGCCAGCCGCGACACGAAGTTCTCGTCGAACGAGTACTTCAACAAGCTGTCGCAGTTGAAGGCGGGTCAGACGAGCACGCCGCCGCTGCTCGACAAGAACATCTACGGCGGGTCGCTGGGCGGTCCGCTCGTGAAGGACCGGCTCTTCTACTTCGCCAACTTCGAGGCGCTGCGCGAGAAGCGCGAGTCGGTCGTCGAGCGTGCGGTCCCGTCTGCGGCGATGCGTGACGGCGTGCTGACGTACACGTGCGCCGCGGGGGCGTCCTGCCCGGGCGGTACCGTGCAGGGCTTCACCAGTTCGCACACGATTCCGGCGGGTCGCTACGGGATGGGGCCGGCCGACTTCCGCCGCGTGGATCCGGCGGGCATCGGCGCGAGCACGGTGGCGTCGCAGTACTGGCGGCAGTACCCGTTGCCGAACTACGACGGTCGTGACGGCGCCAACATCATGGGCTACCGCTTCACGTCGCCCATCGAGAACGAGTTCAACACGCTCATCGCGCGCGGCGACTATCGCATCAGCAACGGGCAGTCGCTCTTCACGCGCGTCAACAAGCAGTCGGACGCGATCGTCGGCACGCAGCAGTTCCCGGGGCTCGCCCCCAACACGACGCGCGAAGTGAAGAACTGGGGCTTTGCCACGGGACACGACTGGGTGCTGCGCTCGAACCTGATCAACACGCTGCGCGTCGGCTACACGAAGATCGACGATGCGACCATCGGTTTGCAGACGCGGAGCGCGACACAGTTCCGCTTCATGGACAACTACGAGGCGCTGTCGTCCAGCAGCGGCCGCAACCTGGGGACCTGGAACATCACCAACGACCTGTCCTGGATCAAGGGCGCGCACACGCTCAAGTTCGGGACCAACCTGCGGTACGTCCGCAACGACACCTACAGCAACGCCAGTTCGTTCTTCAGCGGCGTGGCCAACGGGTCGTGGGTGGCCGGCGTGGGGCGGCGCTACATGCCCGGCGGTGCGTGCCCGGCGCCTGCCGACTGCTCGGGGCTGCCGGCCGTGGCGTCGACGGCGCAGGCCACATATGCCGACACGTTCATCAACATGCTCGGTGCGATCACGCAGACGACGGCGCGCTACAACTACACGATCGACGGCGGTGTGATTCCCGAAGGGCAGGCCCTGCCGCGGCTGTACGTGGCCAACGAGTACGACGTGTACGTGCAGGATCAGTGGCGCGTGAGCGACAGTTTCACGCTGAATCTCGGTCTGCGCTACAGCCTCTTCCCGCCCGTCTATGAGGGGCGCGGCCAGCAGGTGGTGCCGAGTGTCAACCTGGGCGAGTGGTTCGAACTGCGCCGGGCCAACATGCAGCGCGGCATTCCGGCAAGCGCCGATCCGTCCATTTCCTTCATCCCCGGTGGTCAGGCCAACGACGGGCCCGACTGGTACCGGTACGACAAGAACAACTTCGCACCGCGTGCGAGCTTCGCGTGGTCGATCAACCCGAAGACGTCGATCCGTGGCGGGTACTTCCTGGTGTACGACCGCATCGGGTCCGGCATCGCGACGCAGTTCAACTCCGCCGGCTCGTTCGGTCTGGCCACCGTGCTGAGCAGCATCGTCAACGCGAACAACGAGCCGAGCACGGCGATTCGCTTCACCGACGTGAACACCATCCCGGCGACGTATCCGGCCGCACCGCCGGCGACGTTCCCGGCCACCCCCGGCCTGCGCACGGGCACCATCACCTCGTCGATCGACCAGAACCTGCGGACACCGTACTCGCATGCGTACAACCTGACGTTCAGCCGCGATCTCGGCCGCAATTACTCGGTCGATCTGGCGTACGTGGGCCGGCAGGGGCGCAACCT
This region includes:
- a CDS encoding 3-deoxy-D-manno-octulosonic acid transferase, with translation MYLLYSVFAGLALVALLPWVAWQAARHGKYRHRWQERFGWLPPALGATSGTPTLWLHAVSVGEVLSAVPLVAALRRAHPDWRVVVSTTTRTGRDMAERRLADAAGVFYFPLDFAWVARRVLRHIQPSLVVIVETEIWPNLVRICRASGIGLLLVNARISDRSFPRYLRVRRWLGPVLRQFDRLCAQSEDTADRLRQLGAPEDRLVVTGSLKYDVTADPPRGIEDIARQLEGRPVLLAASTLKGEDETVLDAWRELRESEPDALLVIAPRHPERFDTVVSLVERSGARVVRRTALPPGLRAPFDVLVLDTIGELAAVCAHATVVFVGGSLVQAGGHNIIEPALYARPIIVGPSMTNFADITRRFLDAGGLVQVADAAEARGEVVALFGDAARRERLGRAARGVLDRHRGAVDRTLFEIAGVMRARADVRQATAVGGGTS
- the lpxK gene encoding tetraacyldisaccharide 4'-kinase; protein product: MSEPERTFAVLRAAARLYGKGATLRRARRARRATRLARPVISVGNLAVGGRGKTPVVSAVARMLHGWGERPAVLSRGYRRESPSRDVVIVRDAERMRATLAESGDEPFMLARELPGCCVLVHPRRARAGAVAEETLGCTVHVLDDGFQHVELARDADIVLLTLDDVLHGRVLPAGRLREPVHALESADALIAVDCSAARLRMALGRTPDVPIFEVHRHLGRARALSGATDFSRLHDEPVLLVTAVAEPDRVAAELRQVGWRLVDEMTFRDHHRYHADDVRQIAARARSVGATAVVTTAKDAVKLERHLPIDIPVAVVPLEVVIEPADRFSAWLRGRLALDPEGA
- a CDS encoding lysophospholipid acyltransferase family protein, whose protein sequence is MTAAAEVIPRRHRVEHALLRAVAAVVRRLPQSAATRLGHAIGAIAYRLDGRHRRITLDNLAATFPERSVQERTRIAREVFAHFGRKLVELLWFSGQSPERQLSLVEFVGLEHVDAVRMAGKGALLVTGHFGFWELHALAHGLQIGPMAVVARALDNTLLDRMLTDLRASTGNIVIDRKGGLRRIMRALQANQAVAVLIDQHILTAEAVKVDFMGRPAATTSAVAVLAMRTGAAVIPAFSLPLNDGRYRLIYERPLEVGSPDDPDAVRDLTQRCTKVLEKYVRAHPERWLWMHRRWRDDLQTTESPSLLVDEVPGDGES
- the waaF gene encoding lipopolysaccharide heptosyltransferase II, with translation MTARRRVVVRGPNWLGDLVMAAPAIRAVRETWPEAVVDVAGPSAFAPIVPMLVPGVGALPLEGRAGVRAVRRHTDAVRAGNYDVALLLTNSFASALVMAWAGVPERWGYRRDGRGRLLTRAIRVRDARRDSRHHADYYAALVAALGMPRPALEVQAMLPSQAREEAIALLRASGWDGTARVLACAPGAAYGTAKQWPPRHVAAVASAWIAAGGAVALVGASADVPASAAVVAGVPVERRAAVIDLTARTSLAALAGVLAVASRVLANDSGAMHVAAAFGTPTVAVFGPTREWATAPLGPHHILTHDVWCRPCMLRECPLDHRCMTHVPPSAVVDALG
- a CDS encoding sodium:solute symporter — its product is MVLNWLDYAVIAGYVLALTAFGTYFARFQRSSKDYFLSGHSVPWWAICFTVVATETSTVTFIGVPAAAFTGNMAFLQLPLGYVIGRVLVSVWFLPAYFRGELMTSYQLLESRFGSSVRAAGAAIFLLTRSLADGIRLFTTALVIAVVTGIPVPWTVVLLGTAMIVYTVYGGSAAVIWTDVVQMFVYLAGALIIFFALLYGIDGGWSAVVAAGEAAGKFRVFDFSLNFTSVYTFWAGVVGGVALTLATHGTDQFLVQRLLSAPSARDAGRGLILSGVLVLLQFALFLTIGVMLYAYYQQVPLPTLGRPDEILPTFVINTLPSGVSGFIVAAIVAAALSPSINAMAASTVNDFYLRYVNETADEQTIMRVSYRATLFWGVVQLAVALACQWMDRSVLDAGLSVLSLTAGPVLGAFLVGFATSRVSAHAMLAGMAVGMATLVYIWIATPVAWTWYAFIGATITALTALAFSTVMGRKDRTPA
- a CDS encoding HAD family hydrolase — protein: MTALAPAVFLDRDGTLIEDAGYLDSLDRLTLLPSTVDALRVLARGGHRLVVITNQSGIAQGLFDEAFVTRTHDALQARLTAAGARIDGWYYCPHHPRGQVPALTTTCDCRKPAPGLVRQAASDLGLDLSKSWMIGDRWGDVTLAPNAGLRGGILVRTGQGRVAEQHPVDGTQAAYVADDVMDAAAWILRQGA
- a CDS encoding bifunctional hydroxymethylpyrimidine kinase/phosphomethylpyrimidine kinase encodes the protein MDPAAGSVTVRQRLLDVVDALAGRRTVVIGDIAADEFLYGRVARVSREAPVLILEYDTTVIVPGGAGNAAANVAALDGRTALFGCVGRDDQGSRLLDALSSAGVDARGVARLPGVATTTKTRVLAGGIHSAKQQVVRIDRRGQAPVSRAIHEAWGRRLDAALRTCDAVLISDYGGGAVTPALVRHVKQTLRARTRVRIPVLIDSRYALGRYAGLTASTPNESEVEALLGVRIGDDRRALERAGRTLLDRTRMEAVLITRGSRGMALFEPDRQTVHIPIVGSDEIADVTGAGDTVIATVTQALASGASMEEAAHLANHAGGLVVMKRGTATLSRGELRAAIEGER
- a CDS encoding adenylyltransferase/cytidyltransferase family protein; the protein is MARIAAHRAQGQSIALANGVFDLLHVGHLRYLQGAAAEGDVLVVAVNDDEAVRQLKGPDRPIVGEGERAELVDALRGVDYVVLFGDLTVGPILEALRPDVHCKGTDYTVDTVPERAIVQAYGGRTAIVGDPKDHSTRDIVARLR
- a CDS encoding glycosyltransferase family 9 protein translates to MPPADSVLIVRLGALGDVIHAIPVVAAIRAAFPAARIGWLVHQRFVPLLECVEGLDRIHAMERRSSARVIGEVRRARYAVCLDLQGLLKSAALARVSGARRVIGFSRTLLREPAAVLAYTETGGDGSGHVIDKNLSVLGLLGVDTRTRAFPLRVPDTPVVPCTREILGVGASEPFALLNPGAAWPNKRWPAERFGATARLLRDRLGLRSAVLWGPDEATLAAQVARASDAAARMAPQTTMVEMLALARASRVVVSGDTGPLHLAAAVGTPVVGVYGPTPPGRNGPWNPRDEVVSAHDACRCAFKRQCTSDAWCLDGVSAEVVADAVVRRVEAA
- a CDS encoding isoprenylcysteine carboxylmethyltransferase family protein is translated as MTAASPAPSSPRAGLARWRVPLGFAFAGLVLWLARPTPRSLQVGLSIALVGQMMRIWAAGHLEKSREVTSSGPYRFTRHPLYLGSTLMGIGLAVAARHWLVAVVIPGYLGATLWLAIRTEEAYLRATFGDAYDRYAGGALPAVARRFSVERAWRNKEYRAPIGLLLMSLYLLWRAGLLG